The nucleotide sequence ATCTTTTGTCTGCTATTCTTGATTCTGTGATCTATCATGCTTATCTTAGTGAGCCCACTATTATGAGTTAATTCAATGAGCTGCAGACTTTGGCATTGAAATGTCATTGCCATGatactattattattaatttttacctcATGACTCTGAGGATCTGACTCTGATACTTGTATTTTAGCCACTTCAAACAGGGAAATTTGGCAACTGGATTTGAAGTATGTTGTTGATCTTTTGTCATCAGTATCTGACTTGGGAGCCCTCAGTGAGCTACATCTGTTGGTATTTATTGAAAGTAGTCAAGGAAAGGTGGACCTTTTGTGGGCTGAAGGCATCTAAGAATTCACAGATGTATCATCTTCACACATCAATTGTCTGACCTGTGGCTGCCATTCCTTAGCCAGCAGACAGACTTTTGAAAAATTACATATTGAAAACTGTTCTCATACTGTTCCCTTGATCATATGGTAGCACAAAGGGGCATGTCCTTATCTCAATACCATTCACATTTTATAAGACAAGCTCAGCGGGGACAAACCGATTTGATGATCTCATGTATGTTCTCATTGTCCCAAGCACACCAAGAGAATCCAATGCATCTACCTTCactaaagaaagagagaaaaaaatgggAATCACATTGAAATAGAGCTTGATGTGTTCCCAAATCCTTTAAAGCTTTGAATAGATGGACTGGTATCAACACACCTTCTATGTCACATGCTTTGTGGAAAAACAAAAGATGTTGCATTGAGCTGTAGTAGGAATGCAAACAACTTGCATTACAATTGTAACTATAGATTTTACTATTGCATATCAATTTGCAATagtaaaatcaaaaataaaaatatatggtCGATAAATTTATACCATAATATATAATGTATTAGTCTACTAGCGACATTCCAGACTCATTTATCGAggatttataatttaatattatatacaATCTTTTTTACACAAAATATTAGTCGATCAAAGCCACTCATCAAAAGTTGAGGATTTCAAACTTCatctaataaattttatatctaagATAATAATATGACGATGATCTAAAATCTTATCCGATAAATTTGTAGAGCTTGTTTCtcatatgattgaaatcaaatttagaatttaaatttatatatctaaaatattggtTTAGTGATAATATATTATATCTTTTCACCAAATATTAAGGGTTCAAGATTGAcatccaataaaaaaaaaattgacattccaaatatgatttttaaatatttttaaaattatggagggttcaatatatatacatatatttatgatttgatgtgaaaatgatttgattggatTCGCCATTCGGCCTTTGTGGACGGTGGTGGGTGTGCGATCACGTGAATTGATCACATGAAACACATGCAACGCCGTGGTCATCCCCTCACTCGCGTTCCCAAGTTGGGGCGACTTGAAAGCCACCACCAGCGGACATGCAAGACTTGCCGCCCATCACGCTAATCCCCTTCCACCAACGGTGAGCATACGTCGTAAGAAGCAAACCGTCTTTGATGACGCAAGTCATTTAATGTTCTACGGACGAATGGAAAGAGTTTTTGCTTAATGAAAAAAAGAACCTTCAAAAGTAAGTATTAGTCGTAATATAAATGTTCTATTCTTTCAAAATTTGATGGAATAGTACAAAAGAATACAACTTTATtttcgataaaaaaaaatataaatatctttaTTCAAGGTTTATGTGATACAGTGTACTTGAATTTAAATCTATATTAACTTTTAATTTGTTTATTGCAAATGATaccaatatatataatatatatatttttcctaCATGAACAACAAGTTTTAAATTGTTACATTTAATTCAGGGTTTATTCTAATTCAAATACAATACCTGACATTTTGACCAGTCCTCTCTAGACTGATGTTGGAATTCCATAAAGTTATTGGAATTCCACAATATTTGGTCCATATTTTTAAttgtaattttaattatattattgcgataaaggttatataatattattgtagttttcataaaatattttaaagtatttttatGGTGGATACAAGTATTAATTGaggtctaatatatatatatatatatatatatatataatattaatgaaTTATTTTTGCTAATAATTGATTCTTGGATTATGGAAAACGTTCTGGAAGAAAtaggaaaagaagaaacaaagaagaggactaagagaaaggaaaaaaaaaaattgaagatgaCGAGAAAGACGAGCATCAAAGCAGACGAATAGGCTACGACGAAGACCTCCTCGCCACTTCACCAACTACGTTTTGACTCCTGCAACGCGTTTGTTCTAAGTCGAAACTACAGCTGCTGCAGAAACGGCACATTTCAAgctgaagtgttccaactcggattCTTCTTTCATCCGATGACTTTGTTGGGTGCTTCGAGTCTGTTTATGCATTGTGATAAACGAGAAGTTGGACTTGGCTTTGATTTGACACCTCCGTCGTTCTCACGAAACCACTAAATTTTCCTTTCTCCTCAAGCTAAGGAAAAATGGCacgttttttttcctttttcttttttgtttggagACTTCAATCCGAAGGAATCCAAAGCCGAATCCAAGCAGGAAAGATGATGCTCGAGTGGCCCGAACCACCACTCCCAAGTTTTCAGGGGCGACGCGTACCGATGTGTATGGACTTCGATTCGCTTTTTTTGGGgtcatgtcatatatatatatatatatatatatatatatatatatatatatatatatatatatatcctaatcCGTCACGGAACCGTAAGGAACCAAAGCCACAAAAACGTGCACCGCAAATAGATGGTGGGTAGGCTTCGGTCCAACTGCTGCTCATCCCGTCACTGTTCCGCACGAGAAAAACAATGGCGTACCACAATTGTGTGGCAAAGACGGCAGCCGACACCGAAATCTAACGGGGATATGGTAGTAGTATCCTGTTGTCGAGTGTGTCTTTCACGGCAGCCGATAGGATCGCCTGCCGACGAAGAAACGTTTCATGCACGAGCTCCTCATTCTCCACGTTCTCCTCCCGTCCACTCGTCTCCTGTGGAAAACGCGTATATAACTCCTACTCAGCCCCTCCGCAATCACCAAACTCTTACTTTTCCAAGAGGAGCGCCACCGAAATCaccagcaagaagaagaagaggaggcggaggaggagaaagGCAGAAGTGGAGATGGGCTGCGATCCTGAGCTCCGGCTTTCGCTTTGCACCGGCGAGGATGGCCACCGGAACTATCGATCCGACTCGTCTAAACTCAGCAGGTACTGCGTTCGATCCATCCCGTCGAATCCTTCTGCTCGTACCGGGCTTTGTTTCCTCTCTTAATTCTTTTCCTGCACGTCCATGCAGGGTCGACTCGCCGCTGAGAAACCAGCAGCAGATGACGATCTTCTACGATGGCCGGGTTTGCGTGTGCAATGCCACGGAGATGCAGGTTTGTCGATTGTTCTCTTTCCTTTCCTTCGCCTCAGAGACTCCGTTTTTTTTGTGATCGTTTAGTACTGCTTGGTTGGTTGCTGATCGCTTGATTTGGTATCGTGAAGGCAAAAGCTCTCATATCAATGGCGAAGAGGGAGATGGACGACATGGTGACCGAGAagaagcagcaacagcagcaacaaAGCGTGGAGTCTTCCACGTCGTCTCTGCCGCGGCCGCCATCTCCTCGACCCATGCCACAGATGCTTAATCCTGGGCTCTCGATGAAGCGATCGCTGCAGCGGTTTCTTCAGAAGAGAAAGGCCAGAATGAATGATGTCTCTCCTTACAGTCAAAAGCAGAAACTGTTGTTGTTCCCGATCATGCTGCAGCGGGCATGACGAGGCCTATTAATTTCTACCACTTAGAGAAGACAAAAGgagctctttttcttcttcttcttctttttcctttttttcccccCCCCCTGATATGTTTATGGTGGAAAAGGGTTTGTTTGACATATCAGGTTTGTAACAAATTTGTAGTTTAACTTATACATATTTGATGACTTAAATTCTTGTATCAGTCTTATCAAATTTTATCTTCATCATgacaaatttaatattttttataattattatttaaattttatatatatatatatatatatatatatatatatatatataatccaattCCAAATGTTTAATTACCCTACACATAATTAACTTATAGCTTTTACTGTGAGTTAGTCTATGTAACAGTTACAATTATTAGAGAAATTGGCTTGATCACCAACCTACCCGTCTTGGGCTGCGAGTTTGAGGGCCCATGGGAGCCATCGTTGGATCCCCTCACAGTGCAGGTAATTGTTTGGGTATATTTGTTTCAGTATTAGTATACATACTCTTCTTGGGACTGGTTCTGTTACTCGGGCCGTTGGGCGTAATAGTTAACAGCTGCTTAATATCTCGACTTAAGCCACGACTCGGATTGCGACCGAAGGATATGACGCTACATATTCTGGTCGTATGTTAAGTCGTGTGGTAAGGCATTCTGGCAATTGGTTTCTTGGCCAACAACTCGTAGAAAAGAGGGAAACAACCGCACCGCCATGTTTCTTGCCCATTTCCTCCACCGAGGTCCCCTCCCGTCTCCTCCTCGCCGCCTCCCTCTCCTCTTCGTCTCTTGTTCTTCCTCTCTTGCCGTAGCGGCAGCGATCGAAGACCACGAAGACGTAGCGGCGGCATCAGTGAAGAGGACGAGAAGGGCCTCAAGAACCTCGGAAACTCTTGCTACCTCAACAGCGTCACCGACACCCCGCCCCTCGCCCAGTTCTACCTCTCCTCTCGGCGCTCGTCTCTCTGTAAACCCTACCTCCTCGATCCcttcttttcttgatttcttgcCCTATTTCTTGGTAGAAATATCAAGAAACGGTCGGGGGTTAATTTGTAGGAAAGTCGTCGTTCGAGAATCGAGAGAAGGAGTGCGCCTTCTGCATCCTCGAGCGGCAGATCGCTCGATCCCTCAGCCTTGATGGGCCGCTCGACGCGCCGTCCAAGATTCACAAGTGCCTCGCCGACTTCGCTGAGCACTTCCAGTGGCGCCGTCAGGAGGACACCCACGAGTTCCTCCGCTACGTTATCGGCTCCTGCCACAACGCTTGCCTCAAGACCCACAAGCGAAGCATCAGCGGTGGTAACCCTAAAGCGGAGGAGCGCTCATGGTCCAGCACCGTGATGAAGGAGATCTTCGGGGGGGGCCCTGCTCAGCCAGGTGAAGTACCTCACGTGCAAGGATGCCCTCGCTCGATTCTTTCAGCCTCAAGTACAGCAAGTAAGCGAGCCATTCTGTTCTTTGTTCTTTCTGCATCATATGGTAGGCAATGTCACTGAAACGTAGACGCTGTTTTTGTCCTTTTCAGCCAGCCGTAAGAAACTCTCTGTAGCCAGAAAGCAGATGTTTATACACGAGCACCCAATGTGCTTGTCATACAGCTCAAGGTGATAATTGTTTATTTTTGGTTCTCTATGTTGTGTCATTTGGTGTCTTACTGTTAAATGTATTATTCATGTAGAGATTTGAAGGTACGAATGGTGCAAAAATTGACCGGAGAATCGAATTTAATGGAGTTCCTGGGCTTTCAAAGTTCATGTGTAATATGAATAAGGTTCGTCTTACACTTCATAGCTGGTTATCTTTCGGATGGCAGATTAACACTTTGCATCGATATCTTTATGTGCCAAAATAAGCATATCAGAAATGTCAGCCACATCTGGGTTTTTAAATCTTGATCTTGCATAAcgctatttttttttaatctgaacTTGATCATCTTTGGTTTTAGGTTTTTAACCTGTACAAAGGATCAATCagtaaaaaaaaatctacatATTATCATGTTTACCGGTCATGCATTTCCACAATCAGTAAAAGAATTTGTGATTGTTATCTGTAATTCCACTATTAAGGATTACATACTAACCGGCACATTTTGGAACATAGCTTGTTGGGAGGACATCGGCACACATCACACAACGTGAGTTGGAGGTGTCAGCATATGTTTTGAACTAAATTTTGGCCCGTGACATCAAGTATACGAGGGTGTGTTGACCAGAACATGCTGTGCCAGAAAGGTCTGAACGCTTTCTCGTACAATGAAACCTACTTTTGGAAGTTGTTCTCTATGGAATGTTTTTTCGTTTCTTGGAATGATATTTGTTAGTAGACAAGCATGTagaatcacttattgatatatgATAGAGTGTCATTTCTttagtagttttttttttctgacagaaaaaaaaaagtaggcaAAGATGTTTTCTATTCACGAGCTCTTGGCTGAAATTCAGTATCCATTTGGAACCCAGGTGTTGATCCAAGCTCGTGATTGTTCACATAATAGCTAAGACTTTTAAACAATCAGGTgttggtcctttttttttttcttaagtaaAAAAGTAATGATGCCAAGTTAGATAGTAGGCATGGTTCATTATAGATAACATTACGTTTAGTCACGTTAGTCAATCTTAATAGGTCATTATCTGATTATATTATCATTAACAATAAATATAAAACTACGTTAGATCTcatgaatataaattttaatCGATTTCAGTATGCTAGATCGTTATCCGAAAGTGACAAGATATTTTCACCGCCTAAGTGTCTTAAATTGTAAATGATAGGTTAAAAGGTGGTTTGAAAGCGGCCCATCACATTGACACTCGGATGTGTTCTTTCATTGTTTTGGACCAATGAAAGTAAAGAAGTTAGTCAAAGAATAAAGGATTAAGTAAGCAACttaaaatatatgaataatttagaagggattagaattggtagaaaaatatatgaaataaaagaagaacaaaatattatttacttataagagacttagttggtagaaaaaaaaatctagataGACTAATAGTACTAGATTTAAAATTTGGTATATTGAAAAAGTTAAACACAGAATTAGTATAGGAATTATTGTTGATAAGAATATTAAGAATAATGTTGTAGATATAAAAAGATTTAGAGATAGAATTATagttcaaatattttaaaaaggataaaacataTTAAATGTCATCATTACTTATGCTCTCAAGTTGGATTGGATGATCAatccaaaagaaaatttttagaaGGCTTAGATGATATCATTCCAGGAATGTTTATAATTGAAAAATATAATTAGAAGAGATTTGAATAGTCATATAAGAAAAACATATGATGAATATAAAGGGGCGCATAGAACCTTTGGTTACGAGGAGAGAAATGAATATAATGGTATGATTTTAGATTTTGCAACTTCGTGTGATCTTATGATTGCAAATACTCACTTTAAAAAGAGTGATGaacatttaattatttataagaaTAGTTACAATTATAGTCAAATAGACTTTTTTTCTTACTAGAAaatagataaagttatttgtaagaattaTAAAGTCATACTAAGCGAAAATTTGATGAATCAATAGATCGACGatattagatatttattatagaaataaaaaaggATAGTAAAAAAACAACTAGCATggtgaaattttaaaaatgatagtaTGAATACTAATAAGATAGAAAATGAGACAGAACTTAgatgaggataatattaatattatttaaattaaaatgacTAATAAGATTAGGAGCTTGACAAACAAGATATTTAGTGAAATTAAAGGTAAAAGTATAATTTTTACTAATAGATCATGTTTTAAAGATTGATAAGAttgtaaaaatgagaaaaatctaaaagatataaaaaaatccaaaaaaatgatAAGATGGTAAAAGAAAATTAGGCACTAAAGATGGTGAAAAAAAATTAGGCACTAAAGATGATGAAGAtagtttttataataaattaggcactaaagatggtgaaaaaaaattaaattattaaaactaaaaaataaaataaggatttgtgtaatattagatgcattaaagatAAACATGAAAGATaacgagattaaaaaaaaatttaaaatatttttataaattatttaacaaaAATTAATGTTAATAAAATAGATAAAAATAACTAGGGACGTTAGGAGTCTTGTATGATTGTGTTgagtaattaataaaaaatatataaaaattttatattatcgagataaaaatgatagaagataaaataattaatgttattGATACCAAAaacctaaaaaaaatttaatagaaactataaataaaaatttaatagaaGCACTATTTTAGAAAAAACACTGAATAAGCACAAACATGAAGAATAAAACGAGGAAAGAGTACGCCTCTATCTCTCCAGCAGCctactttaattaattattattctaaTGTTGCAAGAATTTCCTGCTAGTTTGCAAATGCTAAATAGATATGTTACAATTTCAAACACATGTAGACAGATATGAAAAAACAGAGAAAGAAACGCGTTTGTTCCTGATGAAAATTCAGATGACCGATGACGATCTACATGGCCGGGTTTGCAGTCTTGTTTTTCCTTTTTGTGATCACTGCTTCCTTGGTATCGTGAAGAGGGGAGGAGAGTGAGTCTTCCACGTCGTCTCAGTCACGGCCGCCATCTTGATGAAGCGATCGTTTGCATCCAAGAAGAAATTGAAATTTCATAGAAGTGTTTGAACTTAtgaaactgtttttttttttcagcttCTGCTAAAGTGCCTCTGTGGAATCACATCTAGGTATTCTTTTCTCAATAGTTTCAAAGAAGTTGGAAACTTGAATTATCATCACACAGCCTTCTTTCCATCGAAACGATTTTTTCCATCAGAAAGTCAATGTTCATCTCACAAACTCATGTGGGATCTTTTTTGACGCCACATTGCATTCTCATGTTCCGTGCTTAATTCTATTGTACACTTCGAAAATACATATTTATACTGTTTCAGATTCGTCATTTATACTGTTTCGAAAATACATATTTATACTGATACACCTAGAAAATcttttaatttcatatatatatatatatatatatatatgatcatacaTATGTACACACAAATATACAAATATGGTCACAAACAGAAGCAGTATAAAATAGAGGAGACTATGAGAAGAAATACCTAACAATCAGAAGTATAGGCGCAAAATCAATAACGGAGCTCACAAAACGCCTGTCAAAGTCCCACAACAtgcaaacttattcaaattctctGTCAATGCACTACAGCTTTTCTAATTGTCTCTTTCTGAGTTGACCCTTCAACAATTTTGAATCCTTATCTTGCTAAAGATGTAAATAATTTTTGAAACCTTCTTATGAATGCAAATTTATCCATAATCCCACACCGGTTAAGACATACGGATGCCAATTTTTGGCGATCGTCTAGATCAAATCCATATTCCACACCAATTTTTAGTTAAATAAGCACAAGACGAGAATCTTGGAATTTATTAAAAGAATTGAAAATTGCTGAAGCAAGATATTTGTGCACATATGTCAACCTTGATATAGGTACACATGGAAACATACAGTCAACATTGCCTCAATCAGCAACTGAATCCAAGTGGCTAAAACTAAAACCTAGACATAATAGCCAGGTTCACATCCAAAGCTAAGAATGATGATATCAGAAAAGATTAAAAATCTTATGGAGGACCATTTGTTTCGTTAAAAACTGCGAACAAAGATGACCAGAATTAATAAAGAATccctttttgttctttaaatgCACATTTTAGTTACCTGTGGCCATTGAGATCTGTTCCATATGAATAGGCTAATAAAAATTTAATTCACATGAACCAAATTAAAAAATTCAAACCCAACTTGATCCAGATTTACAAACCATTCACTTATTGAAATTGAAACAAGTTAGGTCACACATATGGATGATGACAGACCAGGCAAGAGAGGCAGTTGGAGTTGGCTTACGGGTCCAAAATGGTGACATGATTCGAAGTGAGAGAAGTGAGTACTGTTGGTTTTCATGCGCATGTGAATGTGCCAGAATTTGGATATACATTGGATATACAAAGCAATCATGAATTCCAAAATTGCATTGGGACCAGTGGGGAACACTAAAATAGATAATTCAAAATTAGCTCCTATGCAACATTTAAGCAAATGATTGTATGACTGCTATACCACTAAACGTACAGTACTTAAGGTATTTTAATCACACAGAAAAAGAAGGAGTATACATCTGAGGAGTAAAGGAAACACATTTATTTCATAACAAACTACATATAATGGCAAACAAGAACCACAAGAAAAAGATAACAAACAACTGCAGAGACATAAACCCAGTTTCGGCTACCAATCATTAATCATAGATTCTATCAACCACAACTAATTGCATTTGCTGGTCATACATTGGACACCTATTGATCCTTTGATTACAAAGGAAACAATAAAAAACTAACACACACCAATGCATCTCGACCGTCCATAGTTCGTCTATTCTTAATCCTTATCTACGCTTGCAAGGTTTAGAAATAGAATATTCACccttataaattttaatacaacGTTTATATATTCCGCTTAATTTCCCCCCTTACATCGGTCTGAAAAGGTCA is from Musa acuminata AAA Group cultivar baxijiao chromosome BXJ1-6, Cavendish_Baxijiao_AAA, whole genome shotgun sequence and encodes:
- the LOC103989556 gene encoding protein TIFY 5A-like codes for the protein MGCDPELRLSLCTGEDGHRNYRSDSSKLSRVDSPLRNQQQMTIFYDGRVCVCNATEMQAKALISMAKREMDDMVTEKKQQQQQQSVESSTSSLPRPPSPRPMPQMLNPGLSMKRSLQRFLQKRKARMNDVSPYSQKQKLLLFPIMLQRA